One Faecalispora anaeroviscerum genomic window carries:
- a CDS encoding peptidase — protein MKQIWALILTFLLLCGMLAPSVLAAEEPAAAADTIADTDSGSGTNSDISAGTAAPSDAGTVADGDEAAPVVTVTPSAITLTSFDEPDRTDAVAFAVGTSQKELSDWFADTVAGFTGYDADGNPYDLVSGAWSLDAVDTATAGVYYASAAPDLGTEYTLADGVSLPRQLCAVSIQTLGEPDINCCVAGRGFLRFPWILSAEQQEQLDEFAVWLRKDGGEWIQLSDGFLFTPGDLQLSQRILKYGSAYELKVTYPGGQTGVLSFQYDGELSILDYSGGDRDGGDAGGSGSGTGSQPPPTSPETPDSPNKSGDDDDSSPSESSPASPPVSDDTPSGQDPVTPTPTQTPDGSQSSKSPDNNSNSQVQTPVTEKPVTGIPAVPTESTVPAYSDPVPSHKTEETSPEPENHAVSQRLEESAEALPTTVPKTVSESQESTAVFESYSPEQTVISGLRLRDLCADGESVVFGSGGLTVSIPSSLLSALNVSDSDTLTVTLTQPEDRQILLAVEAAEAAVTELSGTVIRLRYTPQAENARTTVQNEAGEQIVNTAYEGGLLCFTVDKAGTYTILESSGIQEEKRALSSLLPVSGGLLLTAGGITYFRRRRHG, from the coding sequence ATGAAGCAGATATGGGCACTGATTTTAACCTTTCTGCTGCTTTGCGGAATGCTGGCGCCTTCCGTACTGGCGGCAGAGGAACCGGCCGCAGCTGCTGATACGATTGCGGATACCGATTCCGGCAGCGGCACTAATTCCGATATTTCCGCCGGTACAGCTGCTCCTTCTGATGCTGGAACGGTCGCTGACGGCGATGAAGCCGCTCCGGTGGTTACCGTAACGCCTTCGGCAATCACCCTGACCAGCTTTGATGAGCCGGACCGGACAGATGCCGTGGCATTTGCCGTCGGAACCTCGCAGAAGGAGCTTTCCGACTGGTTTGCTGATACCGTTGCAGGCTTTACCGGCTATGACGCAGACGGCAATCCCTATGATCTGGTATCGGGCGCATGGTCTTTGGATGCCGTGGATACCGCCACGGCCGGCGTATACTATGCTTCAGCGGCACCCGACCTTGGAACGGAATATACGCTGGCAGACGGCGTTTCTCTGCCACGGCAGCTTTGCGCTGTTTCCATCCAGACACTTGGTGAGCCGGACATCAACTGCTGCGTAGCCGGACGTGGCTTTCTTCGCTTTCCATGGATACTTTCTGCGGAGCAGCAGGAACAGCTGGACGAGTTTGCCGTATGGCTGCGGAAGGATGGCGGAGAATGGATACAACTGAGCGATGGTTTCCTGTTCACCCCCGGTGACCTTCAGCTTTCACAGCGTATCTTGAAATATGGAAGCGCTTATGAACTTAAGGTAACCTATCCCGGCGGTCAGACTGGCGTTCTGTCCTTTCAATATGACGGAGAGCTTAGTATCCTCGATTATTCAGGCGGTGACCGGGACGGCGGCGACGCTGGCGGCAGCGGCTCAGGAACAGGCTCCCAACCGCCCCCCACCTCTCCGGAGACACCCGACAGTCCCAATAAGAGCGGTGATGACGATGATTCGTCACCATCAGAGAGCAGCCCTGCTTCGCCGCCTGTCTCCGATGACACGCCGTCCGGTCAAGACCCTGTGACTCCTACCCCAACGCAAACACCGGACGGCTCCCAAAGCAGCAAAAGCCCTGATAATAATAGCAATTCGCAGGTTCAGACTCCGGTGACAGAAAAACCGGTGACCGGAATTCCTGCCGTTCCAACCGAATCGACGGTGCCGGCGTATTCCGATCCTGTTCCTTCTCATAAAACAGAGGAAACTTCACCGGAACCAGAAAATCATGCGGTATCCCAGCGGTTGGAGGAAAGCGCTGAAGCATTGCCGACAACGGTGCCTAAGACAGTCTCCGAATCACAGGAATCCACTGCCGTCTTTGAATCCTATTCACCAGAGCAAACCGTTATTTCCGGCCTGCGCCTGCGGGATTTGTGCGCGGACGGAGAAAGCGTAGTGTTCGGGTCCGGCGGGCTGACGGTCAGCATTCCAAGCAGCCTGCTCTCCGCGCTGAACGTGTCGGATTCAGATACCCTGACCGTTACGCTGACCCAGCCGGAAGATCGGCAGATACTGCTTGCGGTGGAGGCTGCGGAAGCTGCTGTCACAGAGCTTTCGGGGACGGTTATACGCCTGCGCTATACACCGCAGGCTGAGAATGCCCGAACTACTGTCCAAAATGAAGCGGGCGAACAAATTGTGAATACGGCCTATGAAGGCGGGCTTCTCTGCTTTACGGTGGATAAAGCGGGTACCTACACAATTTTAGAATCCTCCGGGATTCAAGAAGAAAAAAGGGCCTTGTCTTCGCTGCTTCCCGTATCTGGCGGGCTGCTTCTGACTGCGGGTGGGATTACCTATTTCCGGAGGCGTCGCCATGGATAA
- a CDS encoding sensor histidine kinase — protein MDKKPFVLRCSLALLLTISLSSALFLSLYHFDNKYTKSAPQAINGTLYVSEADWTDTPIRYLRDGWRYYADRLLTPETLRQQGDDYQYLSIAEKVNFAMGDARRSPHGSASYALTLYLPETEHTYAIELPEIYSAYRFYVNDKLKLQMGEPEAEAYQDQTQCRIITFEASGKVTLLLAVSDHSWIYSGLVYPSAFGEPLNVNTTRGLRIGICLIVVTATLMLVVFSFYLAVRTRRRNNIWLFFVLSLASAVFTGYSVIHGILLLPVQPWYTLELVSGYLLTLFVILLHGRICDTERRLQLISGIVAGSISVLALLYGIFAAQLTLPVMLAFSHLVFLFKLLTAVYLLFTAVMAMRRNIDKAVILLCADIFYACALAWDRLLPNYEPILGGWFQEWGSLSLVIAIGVVLWYDVAMGYRHSLVYAEEQRQMKRQLTMQVEHLRQMNQKVEESAKLRHDFRHHLRTLITLSEEGRREELENYIHGITVINEGTRIGRLTDNIELDALVQYYSNLAQSNGIRFRARLSLPTKLHFPIVDLCGLLGNLLENAAEACLRQKDGDKTIFIAGRIQDGQLEFVVDNSFNGKLNTRGGKYLSSKRSGFGLGIPSVLETVERYGGVINLYTDDKGFHAEVSLPLGAE, from the coding sequence ATGGATAAAAAGCCTTTTGTATTACGGTGTTCTTTGGCACTTCTTCTGACGATTTCCCTTTCCTCAGCGCTGTTTCTCTCTTTATATCACTTCGATAACAAGTACACAAAGTCCGCGCCCCAGGCCATCAACGGCACACTGTATGTTTCAGAAGCGGACTGGACGGACACGCCCATCCGTTATCTGCGGGACGGCTGGCGCTACTATGCAGACCGGCTGCTGACACCGGAAACCTTGCGGCAGCAGGGGGATGACTATCAGTACCTGTCCATCGCGGAGAAAGTCAATTTTGCTATGGGCGACGCCCGCCGCTCTCCCCACGGCAGCGCCAGCTACGCCCTGACGCTGTATCTGCCGGAAACGGAACACACCTATGCCATTGAGCTTCCGGAAATCTATTCCGCGTACCGGTTTTATGTAAATGACAAGCTGAAGCTGCAAATGGGTGAGCCGGAAGCGGAAGCCTATCAGGATCAGACCCAATGCCGAATCATCACCTTTGAAGCCTCCGGCAAGGTCACGCTTCTGCTGGCAGTCAGCGACCATTCATGGATATACAGCGGTCTTGTCTATCCGTCTGCCTTTGGCGAACCTTTAAATGTAAACACCACACGGGGACTGCGGATTGGAATTTGCCTGATTGTGGTCACAGCAACCCTGATGCTTGTTGTTTTCAGCTTTTATCTTGCCGTCCGCACCCGCCGCAGGAATAATATCTGGCTCTTTTTCGTGCTGTCTCTGGCCAGCGCCGTATTTACCGGATATTCCGTGATACATGGCATCCTGCTGCTGCCGGTTCAACCGTGGTATACGTTAGAATTGGTCAGCGGGTATCTGCTAACGCTGTTTGTCATCCTGCTTCACGGACGCATCTGTGATACGGAAAGACGTTTGCAGCTCATCAGCGGTATTGTAGCCGGTTCGATCAGTGTGCTGGCGCTGCTTTACGGAATATTTGCCGCACAGCTGACGCTTCCGGTAATGCTGGCCTTCTCCCATTTGGTTTTTCTCTTTAAACTGCTTACCGCCGTATATCTTTTGTTTACTGCCGTAATGGCGATGCGCCGGAATATCGACAAAGCGGTGATACTGCTCTGTGCGGATATTTTTTATGCCTGCGCCTTGGCCTGGGATCGCCTTCTGCCGAACTATGAGCCGATACTCGGAGGGTGGTTCCAGGAATGGGGCAGCTTAAGTCTGGTAATCGCAATTGGCGTGGTGCTGTGGTACGACGTAGCCATGGGTTACCGGCACAGTCTTGTCTATGCCGAGGAACAGCGGCAGATGAAACGCCAGCTTACCATGCAGGTGGAGCATCTGCGGCAAATGAACCAGAAGGTGGAGGAAAGCGCCAAGCTGCGTCATGACTTCCGCCATCATCTCCGTACCCTGATAACACTTTCCGAGGAAGGGCGCCGCGAAGAGCTTGAAAACTATATTCACGGCATTACGGTCATCAACGAGGGCACCCGGATCGGCCGCCTCACCGACAACATCGAGCTGGATGCTCTGGTGCAGTATTACAGCAATCTGGCACAGTCCAATGGTATCCGGTTTCGGGCAAGGCTTTCGCTGCCCACAAAGCTGCATTTCCCCATTGTGGATTTATGCGGCCTTCTTGGCAACCTGCTGGAGAACGCGGCAGAAGCCTGCCTGCGCCAGAAGGACGGAGATAAGACCATTTTCATCGCCGGACGTATTCAGGACGGACAGCTTGAATTTGTTGTGGACAACAGCTTTAACGGGAAACTGAACACCAGAGGCGGAAAATACTTATCCTCCAAACGCAGCGGCTTTGGCCTTGGCATTCCCTCTGTGCTGGAAACCGTGGAACGGTACGGCGGTGTAATCAATCTCTATACCGATGACAAGGGCTTTCATGCGGAAGTATCCCTGCCGTTGGGAGCGGAATAA
- a CDS encoding Vat family streptogramin A O-acetyltransferase has protein sequence MQYGPNPNAVYPNENIQSVCFIKNTITRPNITVGDYSYYSDPDGAERFEEHVTHHYEFLGDKLMIGKFCAIAKGIEFVMNGANHRMCSVTTYPFNIMGQGWEKVTPSLKDLPLKDDTVVGNDVWIGQNVTVMPGIHIGDGAIVAANSVVAKDIPAYNIAGGNPARIIRKRFDDDLISYLLELKWWDWPAKKIFDNLDSLCSGDLTKIRDI, from the coding sequence ATGCAGTATGGGCCGAATCCAAACGCCGTTTACCCAAATGAAAACATACAAAGCGTTTGTTTCATTAAAAATACCATTACCCGTCCTAATATTACCGTGGGTGACTACAGCTATTACAGCGACCCAGACGGTGCGGAGCGATTTGAAGAGCATGTAACCCATCATTACGAATTTCTAGGCGACAAACTCATGATCGGTAAATTCTGCGCCATTGCAAAAGGTATCGAATTTGTTATGAACGGTGCAAATCATCGGATGTGCAGTGTCACCACCTATCCGTTCAACATTATGGGACAAGGTTGGGAAAAGGTAACTCCATCGCTCAAAGATCTGCCGCTCAAGGACGATACCGTCGTCGGAAACGATGTATGGATTGGGCAAAATGTAACAGTCATGCCGGGAATACACATCGGAGATGGTGCGATTGTTGCTGCAAATTCTGTTGTGGCAAAGGACATTCCGGCTTACAATATTGCGGGAGGAAACCCCGCACGCATTATCCGCAAGCGCTTTGATGACGACTTGATTTCCTATCTGCTGGAGCTGAAATGGTGGGACTGGCCCGCTAAAAAAATATTTGATAATTTGGATTCTCTGTGCAGTGGAGATTTGACGAAAATCAGGGATATTTAA
- a CDS encoding response regulator, producing MNVALCAAFLEEDVWESRLRAAASPQRLELTERNSARALLPLLELKPFSLLAVALNSVAGLEAVRQLREKAPDVPLLWISDEDYSLFGYQYRVTCFLRRPVSDTELREAVAGCLKLSEKGEEETEK from the coding sequence GTGAATGTTGCATTGTGTGCGGCGTTCTTGGAAGAGGACGTCTGGGAGAGCCGTCTGCGGGCGGCCGCTTCCCCGCAAAGACTTGAACTTACGGAGCGTAACAGCGCCCGGGCACTGTTGCCCCTGCTGGAATTAAAGCCGTTTTCCCTTCTGGCTGTGGCCTTAAACAGCGTGGCGGGGCTGGAAGCGGTGCGGCAGCTTCGGGAAAAAGCACCAGACGTGCCTCTTCTGTGGATTTCCGATGAGGATTACAGCCTGTTTGGCTACCAATACCGTGTGACCTGTTTTCTGCGAAGGCCGGTATCCGATACGGAGCTGCGGGAAGCGGTAGCAGGCTGCCTGAAACTTTCAGAAAAAGGAGAGGAGGAAACGGAAAAATGA
- a CDS encoding LytR/AlgR family response regulator transcription factor, protein MNAAIVDDMATECEILRSLLKQYEEKQHQTIAIKEFHSGRELLADYIPGRYDIVFMDIFLNNENGVDCALKLRQLDENLNLIFLTTSSEFGVKSYDVRAADYIVKPATLEKLSRALQYCKIAESQIDSSITVTTRNQPLGISLSRILYADYQNRCTCIHLKDCLVPVSGSFSELSEQLTAYPQFLSCFKGIVVNLKEVRELGGDYLILKSGEQLPVSRRLQRQVQQQRLSLSAGSLRGEEI, encoded by the coding sequence ATGAATGCGGCAATCGTAGATGATATGGCTACTGAGTGTGAAATACTCCGCAGCCTTTTAAAACAATATGAAGAAAAACAGCATCAGACAATAGCAATCAAGGAATTTCACAGCGGCAGGGAGTTGCTTGCCGATTACATACCGGGCCGATACGACATTGTTTTTATGGATATTTTCCTGAACAATGAAAATGGCGTGGACTGCGCACTCAAGCTGCGTCAGCTTGACGAGAATCTCAACCTTATTTTCCTTACCACCAGCTCAGAATTCGGTGTGAAAAGCTACGATGTTCGGGCAGCGGATTACATCGTAAAGCCCGCTACCTTGGAAAAGCTCTCAAGGGCGCTGCAATACTGCAAAATTGCAGAATCGCAGATTGATTCCTCCATCACGGTTACCACAAGAAACCAGCCGTTGGGAATTTCTCTGAGCCGTATTCTCTATGCCGATTACCAGAACCGCTGTACCTGTATCCATTTAAAGGACTGCCTTGTTCCGGTATCCGGTAGCTTCTCGGAACTTTCCGAACAGCTGACGGCCTATCCGCAGTTCCTGTCCTGCTTTAAGGGCATTGTGGTTAACCTAAAGGAGGTTCGCGAGCTTGGCGGCGATTATCTCATCCTGAAAAGCGGGGAGCAGTTGCCGGTCAGCCGCCGCCTGCAGCGGCAGGTGCAGCAACAGCGTCTGAGCCTTTCCGCGGGCTCTCTTCGGGGAGAAGAAATATGA
- a CDS encoding recombinase family protein, giving the protein MSTKSISRFGGDTIETLSAINRLKAAGVRIIFEEENLDTDEVDSNLMISVMKSLAQAENESRSENIRMVLAMRAANGTSSGQYRKKERKEVTSLRTMTVFIVAVRNIVGRKIRNHNLLR; this is encoded by the coding sequence ATATCCACCAAAAGCATCAGCAGATTTGGCGGGGATACGATTGAAACCTTATCAGCAATCAATCGGTTGAAGGCAGCAGGGGTTAGAATCATATTTGAAGAAGAAAATCTGGATACCGATGAAGTCGACAGCAATCTTATGATTTCGGTGATGAAATCTTTAGCTCAAGCTGAAAATGAAAGCCGAAGTGAAAATATTCGTATGGTGCTTGCGATGAGGGCTGCAAACGGAACTTCTTCAGGGCAGTACAGGAAGAAAGAGCGAAAAGAAGTAACGTCGTTACGGACAATGACGGTATTCATCGTAGCAGTAAGAAATATAGTTGGAAGAAAGATAAGAAATCATAATTTGTTGAGGTGA
- a CDS encoding GNAT family N-acetyltransferase — protein MIETERLILRSFLESDATDVLEYLREPTVNCFASMKLNSLEEAKAKMKNRVSETEYYFAIVLKETGKVIGEIEAYPERGEPHDTSSPLDTFSPCWMLNRDYQGKGYAHEAAHAFFDYLFREKGARRIYAYTEDYNLSSQHLCEKLGMRREGLFKEFVSFVNNPDGTPCYENTVQYAILKKEWLG, from the coding sequence ATGATTGAAACAGAAAGATTGATTCTGCGTTCTTTCCTTGAAAGCGATGCGACAGATGTATTGGAATATTTGAGAGAACCAACGGTAAACTGCTTTGCCAGTATGAAACTGAACTCACTTGAGGAAGCCAAAGCAAAAATGAAAAATCGAGTCAGTGAAACTGAATACTATTTCGCCATAGTTCTGAAAGAAACGGGAAAGGTCATCGGTGAGATAGAAGCCTATCCCGAGCGTGGCGAACCTCACGATACAAGTTCGCCGTTGGATACCTTCAGCCCGTGCTGGATGCTGAACAGAGATTATCAAGGCAAAGGCTATGCACATGAAGCAGCTCACGCTTTTTTTGATTATCTGTTCCGTGAGAAGGGTGCAAGACGCATCTACGCCTATACCGAGGATTACAATTTGTCGAGCCAGCACCTTTGTGAAAAACTCGGTATGCGCCGGGAAGGATTATTTAAGGAATTCGTATCCTTTGTCAATAACCCAGACGGCACACCTTGCTATGAAAACACTGTGCAGTATGCCATTCTGAAAAAAGAATGGCTTGGGTAA
- a CDS encoding GNAT family N-acetyltransferase gives MNTDFVNLTTENLFNEHLCCIIRSKKPHQGINAKRQWLSERLKEGHVFRKLNAKATVFIEYATLETAWVPIIGDNYYYVYCLWVEGSYKGKGYGKSLMEYCLADAKERGKSGICMLGAKKQKSWLSDQSFAKKFGFEVVDTTDNGYELLALSFDGTTPKFAQNVKNQEIENKELTIYYDMQCPYIYQNIEMIKQYCEMNDVPVSLIQVDTLQKAKELPCVFNNWGVFYKGNFETVNLLDVSYLKRILKK, from the coding sequence ATGAATACTGATTTTGTAAACTTAACAACAGAAAACCTTTTCAATGAGCATTTATGCTGCATTATCCGCAGTAAAAAGCCCCACCAAGGGATTAACGCAAAGCGACAATGGCTTTCAGAGCGACTAAAGGAAGGCCATGTCTTTCGAAAGCTAAATGCAAAGGCTACGGTTTTTATTGAATATGCTACTCTTGAAACAGCTTGGGTTCCCATAATTGGTGACAACTATTATTATGTATATTGCTTATGGGTTGAGGGTAGTTACAAAGGAAAAGGGTATGGGAAGTCGCTGATGGAGTATTGTTTGGCTGATGCCAAAGAAAGGGGTAAATCCGGCATTTGTATGCTCGGAGCAAAAAAACAAAAATCTTGGCTTTCTGACCAATCATTTGCGAAGAAGTTCGGCTTTGAGGTTGTTGATACTACCGATAATGGGTATGAATTGCTTGCACTTTCTTTTGACGGAACAACGCCAAAGTTCGCACAAAATGTTAAAAACCAAGAAATAGAAAACAAAGAGCTAACAATTTATTATGATATGCAATGCCCCTATATCTATCAAAATATTGAGATGATAAAACAGTATTGTGAAATGAATGACGTTCCTGTATCTTTAATTCAAGTGGATACGCTACAAAAAGCAAAGGAATTGCCTTGCGTTTTCAATAACTGGGGTGTTTTTTATAAAGGAAATTTTGAAACGGTGAATTTGTTAGATGTCTCCTATTTAAAGAGAATACTCAAAAAATGA
- a CDS encoding response regulator, whose amino-acid sequence MTKTIALCGVGEELTQTLEHCGGYQLLRFCDEPERRGDVKLAYYLRDGPPVALAIVGYPGAEGLAACDYLRTQNRALPILWLCDRREFELEAKRLGVSFYGTSPPGTERLAARLISASLETDAGSAAYSGR is encoded by the coding sequence ATGACAAAAACCATTGCGCTGTGCGGTGTTGGTGAAGAACTAACCCAAACACTGGAGCACTGCGGCGGATACCAGCTCCTGCGCTTTTGCGACGAGCCGGAGCGGCGCGGGGACGTAAAGCTGGCCTATTATTTGCGAGACGGTCCGCCTGTGGCACTTGCCATCGTGGGCTATCCCGGAGCCGAGGGGCTTGCCGCCTGCGATTATCTGCGAACGCAGAACCGCGCGTTGCCCATCCTGTGGCTTTGCGACCGGAGAGAATTCGAGTTGGAAGCAAAGCGGCTTGGCGTAAGCTTTTACGGCACCAGCCCGCCCGGAACAGAGCGACTTGCCGCTCGATTGATCAGTGCCAGCCTTGAGACGGATGCCGGATCGGCTGCTTATAGCGGCAGATAA